The genomic window ggtaaagaaataaattcaATCCAATGCGAAGAATCGCATGTGGGTGAAGCacaaattatataaaaacacAAACATTGAGGTCTCGATAAAATATTCTTTGACATTACcgaggggggaggggaaacgGGCGCATTAAAAATGGCTGTCCACTCACACTGGTAACAGTAAGCACGTGTGGGGGGGCGATCTCGTTCTGCCACACATGAGGATGGGTGAGCTAATTCCCCATGTCTCTATCGTCACACAAACATCAAAGGGGTACGTGCCATCTCTCAGCGCTGACTTGAAAGCAAGCACACGGGACTTATTTCGGGTAACCATTTTGGTGAATCACATTAAAATTGCGGCATACAAAGAAAGAACGCATGTGATCCTTTCACCTCGGAAGATGCTCCAATTATGCGGCACACCCACCCACACAACTgagtttcttctttcctcacCTGAGACAGaacttttctcttttggAAGAAACGTTTCAACTATGTGCCCCGCCGTTACGATGGCCCTTGATCGTACTGCCCTTTATCGAACTGCACTTCATCGCactgccccttttttttccttcatttcttcctcttcccgcTGGGCATTTTCCTCCTGACTGTAATCCTTTGTCAACGATATGACATCCTCTTCACCGATGTCTAGGAGGCTAATAATTCCCcttagcaatttttttttttctaaatttttgtaataatCTGTGACTCTCATTTTGTCCGTATTGTAAAAGaggttaatatttttttcgattaATCTCCATGCCTTTAGGTTTACGTTTAAATTGTGAAGCACCTTTTGcgttatttccttttttgccttttccatGGATTGTAATTCTTGAATTAGTGGCGTTACAATAATTTCAAAGAAGTAGACTTGCTGGCTGGGTATGCTCTTCACAAAATCGTGGTCGTGAATAAAATTCAGTTTGATGTAACTGAAGTCGTAATTGTTCACGTTGTTGATATTGTTGATGTAGTTTATGTAGATATTTTCATAGTTGAAAATCATGGCTTCGTCGATGGATTGTTCGTTTCCTCGGGGGGTACATTGGTAGGCGCCTGCGTGGGGGGAAAGATCAAACATGTAAGACGGTCCACCCAATCGGGCAAGGTGAACGTGCACACATCGCTGCTGATTACACCTCTCACCCATGCTCTTATTCTTCCGGTGGAGCTCCTCGTCCTTCTTCTGCAGAAAGAACTCCTCGCTGACGAGCATGGTCCACTTGGCGTGGTCGCGCCACTTTAAGCACGTGTGCCCAATGTCAGCCACCTTAATGTTGATTGTGCCCAAATTAATGGCGTCCCTGTCACTAATGTCAAAATTCTCACTCCGTTTTCGCTTCTTAAAAATGTCTACATACTCAAAGTGCAATTTCATGTCCGTCGAAATTATTAACTCAATGATAAACTTTCTCAAATTcgtgtaattatttttctccaccaGTTTGGTGTCTTCactatttattaaaaagtcGTGCCCAATGAGTTGCAAAATAGAGAAGGTGATACTGCAGTGGTAGTTTTCCAAAATGCTCATGTCGTTATATCTAATAGATAAAATGTGATTAGTTTCGGAGAGGTAAGCGTTTGTTTTCCCGGGGTGCCCCACGTCATGTGCTATGGACGCAATTAAGTAACAAATCATGTAGGTGTTATTTAAGCTCTTATCAAAGTCCGTCATGTGTGCAAGACATTTGGAAAGGTGGCAAACCGTTGCGCCATGATTCGCGTTGTGGTACGGATTGGGGAAATACATATTGTTAATtaacaacaaaaataattgtaatttttttttctttttttcattattttccaTATATGGACTAATTAAATGGTAACCCACTTGTAAAATGACCAGAGTCGATTTCCCATGCTCCGAATCGATAAAGGAATAATCCcagttttttcctatttcgtctgaatttattttttttacattttttaaaacgtcTGTTTCGTAAGCTATGGTTAAAATGTCTGACTCGTTCAGGtgttttttcacattttggaatttttttttttcctcatttgtcctttttttcatttccttatttttgttaGCACCACACCCAATTAATAATCgctttaaaaaataggacACGGAGTAATAATCCTTGTAACACGCATTTATGGTAAAATCGTTAAAGAAAAAGCTCTTGtctgaaaataaaaatttgtaattctcttccattttgtcgtAGTTATCATCCTTCGTTATATCCACAGCGATGGAttcattttccttatccAACGTCGATTTGAAGTCTCCcacttttttgtaattaCTGCAAACTATGTCCTTAATGGTGTGTAGCAAAATTCGATTTCTTTGTTCCGCCATATATCTCAAAATGGTGAACATAACCAACAGCGCCGTTAGTATGTACATGAAGTACAGTTCCACCTCTATTTTGGCCTTGGCAAACTTAACCAGGGACATTAGCACCGCGTTTATAATTAGGTAGCCTATTAGAAATAGCACCGTGGAGAGGAAGCTAACAGGTGGAGGAAAAGGGGTGGCATATTTGATCATTAAATGGATGTGTATACACTAGTGGGGAGAATTACCCTTTGTACACAACCTGTGCATCTGATGTGCGTCTCCCTTGGGGGTTAAACAAAAGGCACAGATAAAAATACCTACTTGAGCGTGGGCAGGCACAGAAGAAACACTGAATCTACAAAGAAGTGAACATACAAACTGAAGTTGCTGTTGTACAGGATGAAGCGGGTGCCATCggcctttttctcctcatcttTTTTCGTAAAGAAGTAAAGAgacaaaaattgaaacacTTGGTTCTGCGGGAAAAATGGGGGATCAGAAGAAATAGatagtggaaaaaaatatatcgacGTTTGAATATAATCCATCCGCAAAGTGGTGCAGCTGGACCAGTAATGCGATACCCCCAGATGATTCGCTCCCCCGCTGCCATAACTTACAATTATGATATATCCAACAAACAAACTTTTCGAATGGGAGTTTTTGGCCGGGGTAAAGGAAACCTTTATCAGCACAACCACGTGCATCAAACAAttcaaaagggagaagaCAACCACAAAGTGCTCCATAACTGACGCGTCCTTCTTCGTTAGGTCTACGATGGAGGGGGGGAGGTACAGCGGGTTAGAAGCGCGACGGCTTGAGGGTGTCCCTGCTTATTGGCGTAACAGGGAAAACACCTTAACACTTGAAGGCGAGGAACTCCACCCTGTAGGCATAGTGTACACACGTTTTAGTATATTTCCCTGGAGGTTCATTTTGGGGAACCTATCGATGCGCGCatttgattctttttttacttgcaGAAAAGGCGAAGAATTCTACTAATATAATGAATAGCGACACTGTTAGGTGGATGCAGATGTATTCTTTTATGTTGTGTATCCTCAGGGCGTTGTATTctgcttctttctttttgtccGAAAACTGCGGGGAGATGTAATACCtgacgggggggaaaaaagaccGAATGGGAGCAAAGATAAACAAAAAACGATTTGTGCTTTCCCTGGGGAATGTTTCATCTTAAGTTACACACACTAGTGCGGGGGGACATTTATCCAAAAATGCGTATGCGCATGTAAAGAATGCCCAACGCAAAGTCTTACTTGTTCTTTATCACGCCCTTCATGGTCCTTCCCTCgcttctttcactttcttcctccatctTTGCATAAGTAGTATTTTCATTCATTAAGGAGTTATGTTtcaaatgtgtgtgtgtgcgcgTAGAAGGCTCCCTTCTTCGCTTCCGTAAGTGGGTCCACAATGGGAGCTTCAACACGAGCGCACGTTTAAGTGCACGGCGTGTATAGTTTTAACTCCCTGTGCTGCTTAGCAGTGATTAAGAAAGAAGACATGTTTCGTGAGTTCCTTTGATGATCGCAGCGCATCTCGCTGCTATCCTTCCAGGGCCTTTCAGCTGTATTAAAATGGgctattttttgcttccccttctggcgttttttctttgctgcttctttttgCCGCTTCTTTCTGCCGCTTCTGCTTGCTGCCTCCTTTTGCTGGTCTGTTGCCTCCTCTCTCAGTTTCCCTGATAATGAATTCCCCCCTCTACGCGTGTGTCCAAGAATTAGTAAAAGAAATGACCTTATTGCGTTCACAAAGATCACGgagaattaaaagaaaaaaaaaaaaacaataataataattacgCACACGAGTGTGTATTCTCCAGTACTTTTTCGAGCATGTAGATatgcacaaaataaaagCTCACACGTGGGCATATGTTTACATGAGTATACAAATGTGTAATATGTGTAAAGTGCCTAATTAATACACgctttaagaaaaaaaaaaaaaaaaaaaaaagagataaaTGCCTCTTTAAATCAACTGGGCGAGGTCATTTTAAATTCTTACAAAAACTTGAATGTTAATTTCTCCACATTAAATGTGaatgcattcttttttttttttttttttttgaatataaCTTTATACAAAACTGTTCCTtttgttaagaaaaaaaaaatttccgcAAAAGACATAAAATTGGTGATGCACACAagattacttttttttttttttttttttttttccttccttactgACCATTTGATCCCTTACGAAGTAGCATTAAGTTTCAGCTCATCACAGTTATGGCAATTACTaaattttaccttttttaaaaaaacgcacattGGGGGGTAAATGTTTGCAAGCTGTCTTTGCGTTTTGCGCCTCTATCATATCGTATGGCTGATGCTACATTCAAAAGCGGGAATAGGGCGAAGCTTCTAGGAATGGAAGCAGCAGGATAAACAGACGCACAAGAAGTATTAGAAGCAATAGAGGATATTGTGCCCATCCCCTCGAGGCGAATCGCAACAAATGGCGTAACATAAGGACGCTTACATTGTCTACGCGtatttttcctacatttgttCTGCCCACGTGGCGAATCTGAATTGTTGTGTGTGGGGAGACTTCATGTGGATGCCTCAAGGGGGGTGTTACGCTTGCATAGGTATATGTCTGCGAAGGATTGCAGATGAATGAGGACACATAAAAAACGGTGTCTTACACTTTTCTTTCACGTTTGGGCAAATTGCCGATCGGGATACTACCCCTTTATCATTTTGTTTGTCCCCTTTTCATGTCCGAAACCGAGAACTGTTTAAAACACATGCCGTAAAAATCCCATCCATCCACAATTGACCGACATGCAGTGTTGCACATTTTGTTAGATCTTGCAtaatactcttttttttttattttattttttttcatgcaaCCTGGCGAACGTTTGAAGAAcgtataaaaatgttttcctttatattGGGGCTGTTATGaagtatgtatttttttttttttaattcaaagTGGAAACTACATTTTAACATTTCCACGTTTTGTAAATAAGTAGCTGTTTCTTAGtgaatgctttttttttttctttagggGGGGGCACATGGTGGAAACGTTGCTTCCAATGGGGGGAATAAGCTCCGCAGTATACATTAACACCTCAAAAAAGTgtctacataaaaaaaaatatttctactTAAGAAATTTCCTTCAGtgatttcttccccttttcataCAATATCATGGTGGAAAGGAACATTTCAGCAAGGTCAGCCAACTGTCAAATGGTGAAAGGTTAAATGTGCATTAGAGGATATCTTGGGTGGGGAACATGCACCTCCTGTTCTTTCGCTTTTGCGCAtagtacacctttttttccgcagGGTGTACCTGGGCAATTTCAATCCGCTTTATCGcgcgaaaggaaaaattggcTAATTTAGTGTAATAAACtggaaagataaaaaaaaaaaaaaaaaaacagctaaacgGGTTATCACTATCGCGCAAATTGAGCAATTATTTGTAACATTCGCGGGTGAGTtcggagtttttttttttttttccctttttccggCGTTTATAACATTAAAGGGTCTCACTTTTGCATTCTCAGTGTGAAAGGAATCTGGGTGAACTTGAAAAATGGGACTACTCCACTTTgagtgtattttttcctaattcgCAAAGTTTGCCAGTCCTCAAATGTTCATTTGTGTTTACACAACTGGTTGGCAGAAAGATACGGAGTATTATCgagggtgaagaaaaaacctccctaaaaatgtacactttACATTTCATCGCAAATGCTTGTACTTCCATAGAGCTGTAATAATGTGACGAAGTGGACCAAAACAGCGTGCGCAGATCCACacgtatgtacacatgtaccaGTGCACACATAGGCGGGACTGCAGACGTACGATACGTATAAAGACACAACATCGCTTGCAGTCTTCCCATAGTTAATTGAAATAAGACTCTGCCTGTGAGCCGTGCccctttttaacaattttaccCTCCTCCATTTCATCTGCGCCTCCACCTGAAACTTCCCCCGATTTGATCTACACCTGCCCAGTTGTGgcttttccaaaatggggTTGATCAAAAGTATTTTTTACCCGAACATTATCCCAAGGATCAAAAATGAAATCAAGGGTTACAACATCAATCAGAGTGTGAAGAAGGCACTGGGTAGGACATAAAAGGGGGCTCAACACAATGCCCAAGGAGTACCATGCGGAGAGACATACTGAGAGagcaaatgagaaaaaaaaaaaaaaagaaatggggGTACTGTTTATGCAAGTACACCCCTGTGCATATTATTTTGCCCGCGCTTAAATCCACCTTCCCGTCTTTTCCGCGTAGTGTCCGATACAGGTATCCTGACCATCCACTTCTGGGCACCTACATTTAAATGGTCCATCTCCCTGGCGAACATCGTTGATATAAATAGGGACCCAAAGCTGCTTTCCCTGCCCCAGCAGTTTGGTAATTGCTAACCCCACTCCAACGTTAATCAGTTTTGTTGGACGTATGCACATatcgtatatatatatttctttcattcctttttacaccatttttatattctccCCTTAACGCGCCATGCTTTTCCTTAGCCATATGTATGACCGGATTGCTGTTCACAAGATTCGCCTACGTTATTAAGCCGCGAAATTATAATTTGCTGACCAGTAAGTTTAgtagaaatggaaaaaggcTCCTCTGCGTGGGAGCGTGTTGGGAGAAATTCGCACATGTCCACACAGGCgttcatgtgtgtatgtatataagcacGTTTGTCtgcatatttatatgcacactTATATGTAAGCTTGCACGTATGCATCCATGGCAAACGCccatttttcctccctctcCGTAGTAAACTTCTTCATGAGCTTAACGGCGCTGTATCAGATTGCGCGCATCGCAAATTATAAGTATAACACGGAGTATAAAAATGGGGGCattggtgaaaaaaaggacggcGAGcaatgaaacaaaaaaaaggagaaatgagataacgtaaaaaaaaagggagaaaataagCAAGCAGTCAAGTAGCCGCAcgtgaaaaaatgataaacaaaattaacaacACCCATGTCGTAGTCACATGCGgcgttattatttttttttttttttcaccccaaATGAAACAGTCGAGCAACCACAATTTTAAAGCATAAACTGTTCCCAcggggaaaaataagaatatatttttgaatacaaaaaaataatcacacaaacaaaaaaaaaaaagaaaaaaaaaattaaaacaccttttacaattttcgaATGTAAAAAGGCAtacaaatgggaaagacgCATTCCATAAAAATGCTAACCACAGCGGCTGGGAGAAAAACAATTCTGTCTCACACAGTTACAATAAATGAGAGTTTATTTTCCAACACTTGGTCATTTTGCACGAGTAGGATTGTCCAAATAAATAAATCGTgttaaatatgtgcacaccaTTTTTACCCTTCATGGGAGCGATCAATCATTGCATTCGTTCGAATGTAAAGGATAGCAGAGAGTGGAGAGCTGCAATGTTTCTTCCCCGTTTTGCAGCGGAACCTTGTTTTCCGTAGCTTCACTCTGACTTGTGTTCACCATTGCTTGGAAATGTTTTATCCTTTCTCGTATCTCCTTCAAATGTTGcttgattaatttttttttttttataaacttATTAATATAACTTAGCCTcagttttttctccttctttgaaTTGGGGAAAACAAAGGATGATATTTtacattccattttgattcgtcttcttatttttttttttcttctttgttcatgtttttctttcattttgtttctatCCGATATTATGTATGACcgcactttttcttctatttcgtTGTTCAGGTTAATTTCCAGGTTGAATTTTCTGACTGGTCTCTTCTTCACGCTAACCATTTTGTAGGGCAATGATCACAGTtgggaaagggggggagttGTTAATTGTGCAAGGCCGAGGTGCTGGTGATTTCTAACTTGCGTGCCTTCATAAGGActtatgtatgtacatttatggCTCTAACGAATTGGTCACCgggagggaaaaatgagAATGTCTGTCTGCATGCCCCCGCCGGGTTCTGAATGAATGTCCGGGTCTTCTTCCCTACCACTACGTACGTAACGAGTGGCAAATACAAGCAAAGGAAAAGATGATCTTCTACCCCTTTAACATTtacaaattttgtacaaagaaaaggaaaagaaaatgcattttgaggaaggaagatgtcTTTCTGCCATCCCAGTTCAATTGCGTTAATTATTTTCGTTATAGGGCACGATGCCTTGTTAAAGCTTTAAAAGaacgagaaggaaaaagaggcaTATAAttgggggggggggggggggggaaatcgAAGGaggcatataaaaatatgcagcCTGGGCATGGCACAATTTGGCCAAAATTTTGACGAAAATTTTGATGAAAAATTTGATGAAAAATTTGCAGTGCCCATAAAGTATTAATGGAAgcagaggaaaataaagaagatgAAAGAAAATGCCCAATAAAGCAAATCAACGCATAAATAAACTGTTCCCAATAGGGTAAACTAGTTGGCACTTTTaagtaaatataaaatgattgcatacttttattttatgtatattcataCGTATCCATTTCAAATgattggaaggaaaaaaaattattaaaaaaatgaaaagaaaacgttCATTCGAatggccaaaaaaaaaaaaaaaaaaaaaaaaaaaaatacatgcaaTATATCAAGGCCTGCAGAataggggaaggggaaaaaaaaaattgctcgccaaaaaattggaacaaaataaaaataggggGTTTTCgcgaaaatgtagaaaagtCGTGTTCGGTGTATGCATTcgtaaataaggaaaaatacgaATGACAAGTGTTCGCATAActtgtttatatgtatatgcaagtatgtacatatttacgAATAAATATAATGCGAGCGCTGCTAGAGCAGGGCCCTTGAATAACGCAACCCATTTTTAGGCagccaaaaagaaaagtggcCACACCCCTCATGCTAgcctttttcaaataaatgtgacaaaaaagaaaacttgTTAACCACATTTGGACCAAACTGTGCAAcaaatttcttcattatgAATActgaaaaaggagcaaacaTTTCGAATTGACATTGCAGAGAGCTGTCTCGTGGAGTTTCCTTTTGGACGtgaaaatgaatgaaaaggaaaaggagaggCAGAAGGCCGACGAGAAAAAGTGTTAGTTTGGCTGCGGCGtttgtgtacatttgtgGACTTGCGCAACGGACGGAAaaagttcacatttttgaattttttgaatttttttttttttctcacccgACATGTGGATTGACATATGTGGATTAACATATGTGGATTATACCCTCCCCCCCCGTAGTAATCGACTTCGACCCGCAAAAGGCGCTGACAAAATTTGACATGAACAACTACAATGAAGATTTTGTTGTTACAAATAATATTCTCAAATACCACATGAAGAGCATAGAAATTTATAactacgaaaaaaataaaatttatgatAAGGATGAACTGAATTCATATAAGGACAAACTCATCCATAAGGACAACATCCACTATTATCCGTATGAGTTGTATTTTAACACGTACAGGAATATCTACAAGGAGGACAAAGTGCTCCTCAACTTGCCCAATcgggtgaagaaaaagaaggaagcggaggagaaggaaacggaagaaaaagaaacagaggagaaagaaacggaggaaaaagaagcagaggagaaggaagcagAGGCGAAAGACAAAGAAGACAACGCATCAAGTAAGGAAAATCATCCCACGTGGGGAAAAGCGAACAGGATGACACTAATCGTCGAAGCGCAGCTGCGTTGTGggaaatatgcacatgtgtatattcgtATATACTCCCACGCAGATATACGAGAGGGACCGCCCTTTTCatgcttcttttcttttttcccaccccGCACAGACACATTGGAGGAAGAACAGGGACTAGAGGACGACTACAACTTTGATTATAACAAAAGTGAAGATGAACTagagaatgaagaaaatgatgaGAATGTCATATAATCAGGGGAATCCGAACGAGATGGGAAATTCGCCTAACCGCTTCCTTTATTGGGGTTGCAAGTTTGCCATCCTTAAGCGCTTCAGAAAATTGTGTGCTGATCAGAATGGAAATTACTTCTTCTAAATCTTCGTATCTGTTAAATAGGTAATTGCTTACCTCATCtggggaaataaaattaacgTTCGCGTAGAGGTACTCGTTGGTGAATTCCCGTATCTTGGGATATCTGCCAGG from Plasmodium coatneyi strain Hackeri chromosome 12, complete sequence includes these protein-coding regions:
- a CDS encoding Phosphodiesterase translates to MNENTTYAKMEEESERSEGRTMKGVIKNKYYISPQFSDKKKEAEYNALRIHNIKEYICIHLTVSLFIILVEFFAFSANLTKKDASVMEHFVVVFSLLNCLMHVVVLIKVSFTPAKNSHSKSLFVGYIIINQVFQFLSLYFFTKKDEEKKADGTRFILYNSNFSLYVHFFVDSVFLLCLPTLNFLSTVLFLIGYLIINAVLMSLVKFAKAKIEVELYFMYILTALLVMFTILRYMAEQRNRILLHTIKDIVCSNYKKVGDFKSTLDKENESIAVDITKDDNYDKMEENYKFLFSDKSFFFNDFTINACYKDYYSVSYFLKRLLIGCGANKNKEMKKRTNEEKKKFQNVKKHLNESDILTIAYETDVLKNVKKINSDEIGKNWDYSFIDSEHGKSTLVILQVGYHLISPYMENNEKKKKKLQLFLLLINNMYFPNPYHNANHGATVCHLSKCLAHMTDFDKSLNNTYMICYLIASIAHDVGHPGKTNAYLSETNHILSIRYNDMSILENYHCSITFSILQLIGHDFLINSEDTKLVEKNNYTNLRKFIIELIISTDMKLHFEYVDIFKKRKRSENFDISDRDAINLGTINIKVADIGHTCLKWRDHAKWTMLVSEEFFLQKKDEELHRKNKSMGAYQCTPRGNEQSIDEAMIFNYENIYINYINNINNVNNYDFSYIKLNFIHDHDFVKSIPSQQVYFFEIIVTPLIQELQSMEKAKKEITQKVLHNLNVNLKAWRLIEKNINLFYNTDKMRVTDYYKNLEKKKLLRGIISLLDIGEEDVISLTKDYSQEENAQREEEEMKEKKGAVR